The Polynucleobacter necessarius genome window below encodes:
- the tuf gene encoding elongation factor Tu, with translation MAKEKFERTKPHVNVGTIGHVDHGKTTLTAAIATVLSKAFGGEAKAYDQIDAAPEEKARGITINTAHVEYETANRHYAHVDCPGHADYVKNMITGAAQMDGAILVCSAADGPMPQTREHILLARQVGVPYIVVFLNKCDMVDDAELLELVEMEVRELLSKYNFPGDDTPIIQGSAKLALEGDEGPLGKEAIMKLAETLDSYIPTPERAVEGAFLMPVEDVFSISGRGTVVTGRIERGIVKVGEEIEIIGIKPTLKTTCTGVEMFRKLLDQGQAGDNVGILLRGTKREEVERGQVLAKPGSITPHTHFTAEVYILGKDEGGRHTPFFNNYRPQFYFRTTDVTGSIELPKDKEMVMPGDNLTITVKLIAPIAMEEGLRFAIREGGRTVGAGVVAKILA, from the coding sequence ATGGCAAAAGAAAAGTTCGAGCGGACAAAACCGCACGTAAACGTAGGTACTATCGGTCACGTTGACCACGGTAAAACTACTTTGACAGCAGCAATCGCAACTGTGCTCTCAAAAGCATTCGGTGGCGAAGCAAAAGCATACGATCAGATCGATGCTGCTCCAGAAGAAAAGGCCCGTGGTATTACGATTAACACTGCGCACGTTGAGTACGAGACAGCCAATCGTCACTATGCTCACGTAGATTGCCCAGGACACGCTGACTACGTCAAGAACATGATTACTGGCGCTGCTCAGATGGACGGCGCTATTTTGGTTTGTTCTGCTGCTGACGGCCCAATGCCACAAACTCGTGAGCACATTCTCTTGGCACGCCAGGTGGGCGTTCCTTACATCGTCGTTTTCTTGAATAAGTGTGACATGGTTGATGACGCTGAATTGCTCGAGTTAGTTGAAATGGAAGTGCGTGAACTTCTGTCTAAGTACAACTTCCCTGGCGATGACACACCAATCATCCAAGGTTCTGCTAAGTTAGCCCTAGAAGGCGATGAAGGTCCATTGGGTAAAGAAGCCATCATGAAATTGGCTGAAACCCTTGACTCTTACATCCCTACTCCAGAGCGTGCGGTTGAAGGTGCGTTCTTGATGCCAGTAGAAGACGTGTTCTCGATCTCCGGTCGAGGTACTGTCGTCACTGGTCGTATTGAGCGCGGTATCGTTAAAGTCGGCGAAGAGATCGAAATTATCGGCATCAAGCCAACTCTTAAGACAACCTGTACTGGTGTTGAAATGTTCCGTAAATTGCTCGACCAAGGTCAAGCAGGCGATAACGTGGGTATCTTGTTGCGCGGTACAAAACGTGAAGAAGTTGAGCGCGGCCAAGTATTGGCTAAGCCGGGTTCTATCACTCCACATACGCACTTTACTGCCGAGGTTTACATCTTGGGTAAAGACGAAGGTGGTCGTCATACTCCATTCTTTAACAACTATCGTCCCCAGTTCTACTTCCGTACTACAGACGTAACGGGTTCAATCGAGTTGCCAAAAGACAAAGAAATGGTGATGCCAGGTGATAACCTCACGATTACCGTCAAACTAATCGCACCAATCGCGATGGAAGAAGGTTTACGTTTTGCGATCCGTGAAGGTGGCCGTACTGTTGGCGCCGGAGTGGTTGCAAAGATTTTGGCTTAA
- the secE gene encoding preprotein translocase subunit SecE — protein MSQQTASQTEEKSSWVSILAALVVVAALVLYYTLVDQSLLVRLGVLFGGIAAAVLIVTISPGGRRFITYAKDSWYEVKKVVWPSRKETTQMTLVVFGFVLITSLFLWIADKLIEWLVFSVFLDWT, from the coding sequence ATGTCTCAACAAACGGCAAGTCAAACTGAAGAAAAAAGTAGCTGGGTTTCGATACTCGCTGCTTTAGTCGTCGTTGCAGCGTTAGTTCTTTACTACACACTGGTCGACCAGTCGTTACTGGTAAGGCTGGGGGTTTTGTTTGGTGGCATTGCTGCTGCGGTTCTGATTGTAACAATTTCTCCAGGTGGGCGTCGTTTTATAACCTACGCAAAAGATTCTTGGTATGAAGTAAAAAAGGTTGTTTGGCCGTCTCGTAAAGAGACCACCCAAATGACTCTAGTCGTATTTGGCTTTGTTCTGATCACATCCTTGTTTCTATGGATTGCAGACAAATTAATTGAATGGCTAGTTTTTTCAGTCTTTTTAGACTGGACGTGA
- the nusG gene encoding transcription termination/antitermination protein NusG, with translation MIDSATATNPQATGNMRWYVIHAYSGMEKSVKKGLEERIARSGMPEKFGRILVPSEEVVEIKSGTKSVSERRFFPGYVLIEMEMTDESWHLVKNTPKVTGFVGGIRNRPSPISTAEVTKIMDQMQAGVDKPKPKTLFEVGEMVRVKEGPFTDFNGNVEEVNYEKSRLRVSVTIFGRGTPVELGFGQVEKM, from the coding sequence ATGATTGATTCTGCAACAGCCACCAATCCACAAGCTACCGGTAATATGCGCTGGTACGTTATTCACGCCTATTCCGGCATGGAAAAGAGCGTTAAAAAGGGTCTTGAAGAGCGTATTGCGCGTTCTGGAATGCCTGAAAAATTTGGCCGCATTTTGGTTCCCTCCGAAGAGGTTGTAGAAATTAAATCCGGCACTAAATCAGTTTCTGAGCGTCGTTTCTTCCCGGGATATGTCCTGATTGAAATGGAAATGACAGATGAGAGCTGGCATTTGGTAAAAAATACGCCAAAGGTAACCGGTTTTGTAGGGGGTATTCGTAACCGCCCAAGCCCAATTTCTACGGCAGAAGTGACTAAAATCATGGACCAAATGCAGGCTGGGGTCGATAAACCTAAGCCTAAGACCCTCTTCGAGGTTGGAGAAATGGTGCGCGTTAAGGAAGGGCCGTTTACGGATTTCAACGGGAACGTTGAGGAAGTGAATTACGAGAAGTCAAGATTGCGTGTTTCTGTTACAATTTTTGGCCGCGGTACCCCAGTTGAGCTTGGGTTCGGCCAAGTAGAAAAGATGTAA
- the rplK gene encoding 50S ribosomal protein L11 — MAKKIIGFIKLQIPAGKANPSPPVGPALGQRGINIMEFCKAFNAQTQSMEPGLPIPVVITAFADKSFTFIMKTPPATIMIKKAAKIEKGSPRPHTDKAGSITRAQAEEIAKAKMPDLTAADMDAAVRTIAGSARSMGITVEGL; from the coding sequence ATGGCGAAGAAGATTATTGGCTTTATTAAGCTGCAGATTCCTGCAGGTAAAGCAAATCCATCACCTCCCGTAGGTCCAGCATTGGGACAACGCGGCATCAACATTATGGAATTCTGTAAGGCGTTTAATGCTCAAACTCAGAGCATGGAACCTGGCCTGCCAATTCCAGTCGTGATTACAGCTTTCGCTGATAAGAGCTTCACATTCATCATGAAGACTCCTCCAGCAACCATCATGATTAAGAAGGCTGCGAAGATCGAAAAAGGATCACCACGTCCGCATACTGACAAGGCGGGTTCAATTACTCGTGCTCAAGCGGAAGAAATCGCTAAAGCAAAAATGCCAGATTTGACAGCCGCCGATATGGACGCAGCTGTTAGAACAATCGCTGGTAGCGCTCGTTCCATGGGCATCACTGTGGAAGGGCTCTAA
- the rplA gene encoding 50S ribosomal protein L1: MTKLSKRVKAIQSKIDRNKFYSLEDALNLVKECATAKFDESIDVAVQLGIDAKKSDQVVRGAVVLPAGTGKHVRVAVFAQGEKAEQAKAAGAEIVGMEDLAEQIKGGKINFDVLIASPDTMKIVGTLGQVLGPRGLMPNPKVGTVTPDVATAVKNAKAGQVQFRVDKAGIVHASIGRRSFEPAALKSNLLALLEALHKAKPQASKGFYLKKVAVSSTMGAGVRVDQASLQAAA, translated from the coding sequence ATGACTAAATTATCTAAACGCGTAAAAGCCATTCAATCCAAAATAGATCGCAACAAGTTCTACTCATTAGAAGACGCATTAAATCTCGTTAAAGAGTGTGCAACTGCAAAGTTTGATGAATCTATCGACGTTGCTGTTCAGTTGGGTATTGATGCTAAGAAATCTGACCAGGTGGTACGTGGCGCTGTAGTACTCCCAGCCGGTACAGGTAAGCATGTTCGCGTGGCTGTTTTTGCACAAGGCGAGAAGGCTGAGCAAGCCAAGGCTGCTGGCGCAGAAATTGTCGGCATGGAAGATCTTGCGGAACAAATCAAAGGCGGCAAAATTAATTTTGATGTTTTGATCGCATCTCCAGACACAATGAAGATTGTTGGTACCTTGGGTCAGGTATTGGGCCCACGCGGTTTGATGCCAAATCCAAAAGTGGGAACAGTAACTCCCGATGTAGCTACTGCTGTTAAGAATGCGAAAGCTGGTCAAGTACAGTTCCGTGTAGACAAAGCCGGTATCGTGCACGCAAGCATTGGCCGTCGCTCATTCGAGCCAGCTGCATTGAAATCTAATTTACTCGCATTGCTTGAGGCTTTGCATAAAGCAAAGCCTCAAGCATCTAAGGGTTTTTATTTAAAGAAGGTTGCCGTAAGCAGCACCATGGGTGCAGGCGTACGTGTAGACCAAGCATCGTTACAGGCAGCAGCTTAA
- the rplL gene encoding 50S ribosomal protein L7/L12: MDLNDLVKAFEKKFNVSAAAMAVAGPAGAAGGDAGGAEQTEFTVNLLEVGANKVSVIKAVREITGLGLKEAKDLVDGAPKPIKEAVDKKTAEEAKKKLEEAGAKAELK; the protein is encoded by the coding sequence ATGGATTTGAACGACTTGGTTAAGGCGTTCGAAAAGAAGTTTAATGTTTCAGCTGCAGCTATGGCCGTTGCTGGTCCTGCCGGTGCAGCTGGTGGCGATGCTGGTGGCGCTGAGCAAACAGAATTCACTGTTAACTTGCTCGAAGTTGGTGCAAATAAAGTTTCAGTAATTAAGGCAGTTCGCGAAATTACTGGTCTTGGCTTGAAAGAAGCTAAGGACTTGGTCGATGGTGCACCTAAGCCAATTAAAGAAGCTGTTGACAAGAAGACAGCTGAAGAAGCTAAGAAGAAGCTTGAAGAAGCTGGCGCTAAAGCAGAACTTAAGTAA
- the rpoB gene encoding DNA-directed RNA polymerase subunit beta, with translation MNYSFTERKRVRKSFAKRVNNHQVPYLIATQLESYAKFLQADKPATSRINEGLQAAFTSAFPIVSNNGYARMEYVSYQLSQPPFDVKECQQRGYTYHSALRAKVRLIIYDREAPTKVKEVKESEVYMGEIPLMTENGSFVINGTERVIVSQLHRSPGVFFEHDKGKTHSSGKLLFSARIIPYRGSWLDFEFDPKDILYFRVDRRRKMPVTILLKAIGLNNEQILANFFHFDHFTLTANGSSMEFVPERLRGQLASFDVLDKNGVVVIHKDKRINAKHIRELEAAKTKTIAVPDDYLVGRVVARNIVDPNSGEILAYANDAITEELLATLRDTSIKQLETIYINDLDSGAYISQTLRIDETVDQMATRIAIYRMMRPGEPPTEDAVEALFQRLFYSEDTYDLSRVGRMKVNSRLGRAEMEGPMVLSNEDILDTIKSLVDLRNGKGEVDDIDHLGNRRVRCVGELAENQFRAGLSRVERAVKERLGQAETENLMPHDLINSKPISSAIREFFGSSQLSQFMDQTNPLSEITHKRRISALGPGGLTRERAGFEVRDVHPTHYGRVCPIETPEGPNIGLINSLALFARLNEHGFLETPYRKVSNSKVSDEVVYLSAIEEAQYVIAQANATIDKNGKLADELVSARQAGETMMVSPERIDFIDVAPSQIVSAAASLVPFLEHDDANRALMGANMQRQAVPCLRPDKPLVGTGLERIVAVDSGTVVLVARGGIVDYVDANRVVIRVNDDETAAGEVGVDIYNFIKYTRSNQNTNINQRPIVKVGDRVVRGDVVADGASTDLGELALGQNMTVAFMPWNGYNFEDSILISEKVVADDRYTSIHIEELSVVARDTKLGSEEIARDISNLAESQLPSGMVGTVIDVQVFTREGIERDARAQFIIQEELQRYRLDLNDQLRIVEGDAFMRLEKLLIGKVANGGPKKLAKGTKINKDYLADLDQYYWFDIRPADEEAASQLEAIKSSIEAKRKQFDEAFEEKRTKLTQGDDLQPGVTKMVKVYLAVKRRLQPGDKMAGRHGNKGVVSKIAPAEDMPFMADGRPVDIVLNPLGVPSRMNVGQILETHLGWAAQGIGKRIDEMVRQQAKQAELRKFLKQLYNETGRIEDIDNFTDEQINVLAENLRQGLPFATPVFDGATEAEIGRMLELAYPEEVATSLKMTPSRQQMILCDGRTGDQFERPVTVGVMHVLKLHHLVDDKMHARSTGPYSLVTQQPLGGKAQFGGQRFGEMEVWALEAYGASYVLQEMLTVKSDDVAGRTKVYENIVKGEHTIDAGMPESFNVLVKEIRSLGIDIDMEHN, from the coding sequence ATGAACTATAGCTTCACCGAACGCAAGCGAGTCCGTAAAAGCTTTGCTAAGCGAGTCAATAACCACCAGGTTCCGTATCTGATCGCAACGCAGCTGGAATCCTACGCTAAATTTTTACAGGCTGATAAGCCAGCTACTTCTCGTATTAACGAGGGACTACAGGCTGCCTTTACATCAGCATTCCCAATTGTCTCTAACAACGGCTATGCACGTATGGAATACGTGTCATACCAGTTATCACAGCCTCCATTTGACGTTAAAGAATGTCAGCAACGTGGTTACACATATCACTCTGCCTTGCGCGCTAAAGTTCGCTTGATTATTTATGATCGCGAAGCGCCCACAAAGGTCAAAGAAGTAAAAGAGAGCGAAGTTTACATGGGTGAAATTCCACTCATGACAGAAAACGGTTCTTTTGTGATCAACGGTACTGAGCGTGTCATTGTGTCTCAGTTGCATCGTTCTCCAGGCGTTTTCTTTGAGCACGATAAGGGCAAAACACACAGCTCAGGAAAGCTGCTATTCTCAGCTCGCATCATTCCTTACCGTGGTTCATGGCTTGACTTCGAGTTTGATCCAAAAGACATACTCTATTTCCGTGTTGACCGTCGTCGTAAGATGCCTGTCACCATTTTGCTTAAGGCAATTGGTTTAAACAACGAACAGATTCTTGCTAACTTCTTTCACTTTGACCATTTCACATTGACTGCTAACGGCAGTTCAATGGAATTTGTGCCAGAGCGTTTGCGTGGCCAGTTGGCTAGCTTTGATGTGCTCGATAAGAATGGCGTTGTCGTCATTCACAAAGATAAGCGTATCAATGCAAAGCATATTCGCGAACTCGAAGCGGCTAAGACAAAAACAATCGCGGTACCAGATGACTACTTAGTGGGTCGCGTGGTTGCGCGTAATATTGTTGATCCAAATTCTGGTGAAATCCTGGCCTATGCTAATGATGCAATCACTGAAGAGTTGTTGGCTACATTGCGCGATACCAGCATTAAGCAATTGGAAACCATCTACATCAACGATTTAGATTCTGGTGCGTACATTTCACAAACATTGCGTATTGATGAGACAGTGGATCAAATGGCCACTCGTATTGCCATCTACCGTATGATGCGTCCTGGTGAGCCTCCAACCGAAGATGCGGTTGAGGCTTTATTCCAACGCTTGTTCTACAGTGAAGATACTTACGATTTATCGCGTGTTGGCCGCATGAAGGTGAACAGCCGTCTTGGTCGTGCCGAGATGGAAGGGCCGATGGTACTGTCGAATGAAGATATTCTCGACACGATTAAGTCTCTCGTAGATTTACGTAACGGCAAAGGCGAAGTAGACGATATCGATCACTTAGGTAATCGTCGTGTGCGTTGTGTTGGTGAATTGGCTGAAAACCAATTCCGTGCCGGTTTGTCACGTGTTGAGCGTGCTGTTAAAGAGCGTCTCGGCCAAGCTGAAACGGAAAATCTCATGCCGCATGACTTGATTAACAGTAAGCCAATTTCTTCTGCGATTCGTGAGTTTTTCGGTTCTTCACAGTTGTCCCAGTTTATGGACCAAACCAACCCACTCTCAGAAATCACGCACAAGCGTCGTATTTCTGCATTGGGACCTGGTGGTTTGACACGCGAGCGCGCAGGCTTCGAAGTGCGCGACGTACATCCAACCCACTATGGACGTGTTTGTCCAATCGAAACCCCAGAAGGACCAAACATTGGTTTGATCAACTCACTCGCGTTATTTGCGCGTTTAAATGAGCATGGCTTCCTTGAAACTCCATATCGTAAGGTTTCCAATAGTAAGGTAAGCGATGAAGTGGTTTACCTCTCTGCGATTGAAGAGGCGCAGTATGTAATTGCCCAGGCGAACGCAACAATCGACAAAAATGGTAAGTTGGCCGACGAATTGGTTTCGGCGCGTCAAGCTGGTGAAACCATGATGGTTAGCCCAGAGCGCATTGATTTTATCGACGTTGCACCTAGTCAGATTGTTTCTGCTGCAGCCTCACTCGTTCCATTCCTAGAGCACGATGATGCGAATCGTGCATTGATGGGTGCGAACATGCAGCGTCAAGCAGTGCCTTGCTTACGTCCAGATAAGCCTTTGGTTGGTACAGGCTTAGAGCGTATTGTTGCGGTTGACTCCGGCACCGTTGTTTTAGTAGCTCGTGGCGGCATCGTGGATTACGTTGATGCGAATCGTGTTGTGATTCGTGTAAACGATGATGAAACTGCAGCTGGTGAAGTTGGTGTAGACATCTATAACTTCATCAAGTACACCCGCTCAAACCAAAATACCAATATCAATCAACGTCCAATCGTGAAGGTTGGCGATCGTGTAGTACGTGGCGACGTAGTGGCTGACGGTGCATCTACTGACTTGGGTGAATTGGCTTTGGGTCAAAACATGACTGTGGCATTTATGCCATGGAATGGCTACAACTTTGAAGATTCGATCTTGATCTCGGAGAAAGTGGTTGCAGATGACCGTTACACCTCTATTCATATTGAAGAGTTGTCAGTGGTTGCGCGTGATACCAAGCTTGGGTCAGAAGAGATTGCTCGTGATATTTCCAATTTGGCAGAGTCACAGCTTCCTTCCGGCATGGTTGGTACGGTTATTGATGTTCAAGTCTTCACTCGTGAAGGTATTGAGCGCGATGCTCGAGCACAGTTCATCATTCAGGAAGAGCTCCAGCGTTATCGTTTGGACTTAAACGACCAGTTGCGTATTGTCGAGGGCGATGCCTTCATGCGTTTAGAAAAGCTGTTGATTGGCAAAGTTGCTAATGGCGGCCCTAAGAAATTAGCTAAAGGCACCAAGATCAATAAGGATTACCTTGCTGATTTGGATCAATACTATTGGTTTGATATTCGTCCAGCAGATGAGGAAGCGGCTTCACAACTTGAAGCAATCAAGTCCTCTATCGAAGCGAAACGTAAACAGTTTGATGAAGCTTTTGAAGAGAAGCGCACTAAGCTTACTCAGGGCGATGATTTACAACCTGGCGTAACAAAGATGGTTAAGGTCTACTTAGCTGTTAAGCGTCGCTTGCAACCTGGTGATAAAATGGCTGGTCGTCACGGTAATAAGGGTGTAGTTTCTAAAATCGCCCCTGCTGAAGATATGCCATTTATGGCAGACGGACGTCCTGTTGATATCGTCTTGAACCCATTGGGAGTTCCTTCCCGCATGAACGTTGGTCAGATCTTGGAAACCCACCTAGGTTGGGCTGCTCAAGGTATTGGTAAGCGTATTGATGAAATGGTTCGTCAGCAAGCTAAGCAAGCTGAGTTACGTAAGTTCCTCAAGCAGCTCTACAACGAAACAGGTCGCATTGAAGATATCGATAACTTCACTGACGAGCAAATCAACGTATTGGCTGAGAATCTCCGCCAAGGCTTACCATTTGCTACTCCAGTGTTTGACGGTGCAACTGAAGCCGAAATCGGACGCATGCTCGAGCTGGCCTATCCAGAAGAAGTAGCTACTTCTTTGAAGATGACCCCATCACGTCAGCAAATGATTTTGTGTGATGGCCGTACTGGCGATCAGTTTGAGCGTCCAGTCACTGTTGGCGTAATGCACGTCTTGAAACTCCATCATTTGGTGGATGACAAGATGCATGCTCGTTCAACTGGACCTTACTCTCTAGTAACGCAACAGCCATTGGGCGGTAAAGCTCAGTTTGGTGGTCAGCGCTTTGGTGAGATGGAAGTCTGGGCCCTCGAAGCATACGGTGCTTCATATGTCTTGCAGGAAATGCTGACAGTGAAGTCCGATGACGTCGCAGGCCGTACCAAGGTGTACGAAAACATCGTCAAGGGCGAGCACACGATTGATGCTGGCATGCCCGAATCCTTCAACGTGCTGGTAAAAGAAATCCGTTCGTTGGGTATTGACATTGATATGGAGCACAACTGA